In Pelosinus sp. UFO1, one genomic interval encodes:
- a CDS encoding class I SAM-dependent methyltransferase — translation MTNLLENKRTVNENSISYDSYETMAEYYFECVDTKPFNAYYERPATLSLLPDVAGKKVLDAGCAAGWYSNWLLTKGANVTAIDFSPKMIEMTKKRIGDKADIIRADLNEPLNFIKDKSIDIILSSLTLHYVRDWNLVMAEFIRVLKPLGSLILSVHHPFMDFTYFNRENYFLTEIIEDEWETNKGKVKVQFYRRPLSKIVSPILDAGFTIEKLIEPMPTEKFKELHPKVYEKLTQKPQFLFLRAKKSK, via the coding sequence TTGACGAATTTATTGGAAAATAAACGAACAGTAAATGAAAATTCGATTTCTTATGATTCCTATGAGACAATGGCAGAGTATTATTTTGAGTGTGTTGATACGAAACCATTTAATGCCTACTATGAAAGACCAGCTACCTTATCATTGCTTCCTGATGTTGCAGGAAAAAAGGTGCTAGATGCTGGGTGTGCTGCAGGATGGTATAGTAACTGGTTACTTACTAAGGGAGCTAATGTAACAGCGATAGATTTTAGTCCCAAAATGATAGAAATGACAAAGAAAAGAATTGGCGATAAAGCTGATATTATAAGAGCTGATCTCAATGAACCTCTTAATTTTATAAAAGATAAATCCATAGATATCATATTGTCATCTTTAACACTTCACTATGTTCGAGATTGGAATCTTGTGATGGCTGAATTTATTAGAGTATTAAAGCCATTAGGTTCTTTAATACTGTCTGTACATCATCCATTTATGGATTTTACATATTTTAATAGAGAAAACTACTTTTTAACAGAGATTATAGAAGATGAGTGGGAGACAAATAAGGGGAAAGTAAAAGTTCAATTTTACAGAAGACCTTTATCTAAAATAGTCTCGCCTATTTTAGATGCAGGATTTACCATTGAAAAGTTAATAGAACCTATGCCAACAGAAAAATTCAAAGAATTACATCCTAAAGTATACGAAAAACTAACCCAGAAACCTCAATTTCTTTTTTTGCGAGCAAAGAAGAGTAAATAA
- a CDS encoding DUF1848 domain-containing protein, which translates to MIISASRRTDIPAFYSEWFINRLKAGFAYVKNPQNPNRMTSVLLNNDVVDCIVFWTKNPKPMLSKLESIDKMGYPYYFQFTITPYGHKVEKGLPRKTEIMETFKQLSNKIGKQRVIWRYDPVIVNETFSVQYHLDAFGKMIDILGDYTNKCIISFVDLYTQVLRNAKNVVSSEVNTIDMNKISQRFSDIAKKYNVLLETCAEAIDLSQYGIHHASCIDLNLIENIIGYPIHGKKDPNQRPVCGCIRSIDIGAYDCCSNGCVYCYATTNEHMIRKNMYLHDPHSPMLVGHPRGDEIMKVREAYSLKIRQSSLF; encoded by the coding sequence ATGATTATAAGCGCTAGCAGACGAACGGACATTCCAGCATTTTATTCGGAATGGTTTATTAATCGTCTAAAGGCAGGTTTTGCCTACGTTAAAAACCCGCAGAATCCAAATCGCATGACAAGTGTATTGCTGAACAATGATGTGGTTGATTGTATTGTATTCTGGACCAAAAATCCCAAGCCAATGCTAAGTAAGTTAGAAAGCATTGATAAAATGGGGTATCCATATTATTTTCAGTTTACGATTACGCCCTATGGGCATAAAGTAGAAAAAGGCCTGCCTAGGAAAACGGAGATTATGGAAACTTTTAAACAATTAAGTAATAAAATTGGAAAACAACGTGTGATTTGGCGCTATGACCCAGTAATCGTCAATGAAACGTTTTCAGTGCAGTATCATCTTGATGCTTTTGGGAAAATGATTGATATCTTGGGTGATTATACAAACAAGTGCATTATTAGTTTTGTCGATCTATACACCCAGGTCCTCCGAAATGCAAAAAATGTTGTGAGTTCTGAGGTAAACACGATAGATATGAATAAAATTTCTCAGAGGTTTTCTGACATTGCGAAAAAATACAATGTCTTGCTAGAAACCTGTGCTGAGGCCATCGATCTAAGTCAGTATGGTATTCATCACGCATCTTGTATTGACCTAAATCTGATTGAGAATATCATAGGATATCCGATTCATGGGAAAAAAGACCCTAATCAGCGGCCGGTCTGTGGCTGCATCAGAAGTATTGATATTGGAGCCTATGACTGCTGCTCCAATGGCTGTGTATATTGTTATGCTACTACCAACGAACACATGATACGAAAAAATATGTATCTGCATGATCCTCACTCACCAATGTTAGTAGGTCATCCTCGTGGGGACGAAATCATGAAAGTCAGAGAGGCATATTCACTAAAAATTAGGCAATCATCATTGTTTTAA
- a CDS encoding methylated-DNA--[protein]-cysteine S-methyltransferase, which yields MKSIFFYQTTIGKIGIMEDGKAITNVFLKEDNVLQDATVKETSLIKEASQQLNDYLARKRRSFALPLAPEGTEFQQKVWKALQDIPCGEIRSYGEVAKRIGQPNAARAVGMANNKNPILIFIPCHRVVGANGKLVGYAAGLNVKEHLLKLEQ from the coding sequence ATGAAAAGTATATTTTTCTATCAAACAACCATTGGTAAGATTGGGATTATGGAAGATGGAAAGGCAATTACAAATGTTTTTTTAAAAGAAGATAACGTCCTCCAAGATGCTACTGTAAAGGAAACCTCATTAATAAAGGAAGCCAGCCAGCAGCTAAATGATTATTTAGCAAGAAAGCGTAGGTCATTCGCACTGCCTCTTGCTCCCGAAGGTACAGAATTTCAGCAAAAGGTGTGGAAAGCGTTACAAGACATTCCTTGTGGTGAAATACGAAGCTATGGAGAGGTCGCAAAGCGGATTGGTCAGCCGAACGCTGCTCGTGCAGTAGGTATGGCAAATAACAAAAATCCTATTTTGATATTTATTCCGTGCCATCGTGTAGTAGGGGCAAATGGAAAACTAGTCGGATATGCTGCAGGACTCAACGTTAAAGAACATCTTTTGAAGTTGGAGCAGTAG
- a CDS encoding bifunctional transcriptional activator/DNA repair enzyme AdaA, whose protein sequence is MALSKEEKWNAVVHCDSSYDGVFLYGVKTTGVFCRPSCKSKEPKINNVEFFDGIEEAYSYGLRPCKRCRPDLIEFNPMLVLIKKAKNIFDTYFADREKLSVEIKELGVSQNHLIYLFRQQFHMTPTEYMNQLRVQKAMYLLINTDINILNIALLCGFGSLSNFYEFFKRQAKLTPSKYRKQSSGDKK, encoded by the coding sequence ATGGCACTAAGCAAAGAGGAAAAGTGGAATGCAGTTGTTCATTGCGACAGTTCCTATGATGGTGTGTTCTTATACGGTGTGAAAACAACTGGCGTCTTTTGCCGGCCATCCTGTAAATCGAAAGAACCTAAGATAAATAATGTTGAGTTTTTTGACGGAATCGAAGAAGCTTACTCCTATGGATTACGGCCTTGCAAAAGATGCCGACCGGATTTAATTGAGTTTAATCCGATGTTAGTCCTAATTAAAAAAGCAAAAAATATTTTCGATACCTATTTTGCTGATCGAGAGAAGCTTTCAGTTGAAATAAAAGAGTTAGGTGTTAGCCAAAATCATCTCATCTATTTGTTTCGTCAGCAATTTCATATGACACCTACGGAATACATGAATCAATTGCGTGTACAAAAGGCCATGTATTTGCTTATAAATACGGATATCAATATATTAAACATCGCATTACTATGTGGATTCGGTAGCCTCTCGAATTTCTATGAATTCTTCAAAAGACAGGCCAAGCTTACTCCGAGCAAATACCGGAAGCAAAGTAGTGGTGATAAGAAATGA
- a CDS encoding aspartyl-phosphate phosphatase Spo0E family protein, giving the protein MENLWCKIEYLRHEMHVMALKKGISHPDVLFVSQRLDEAINELYRVDPIQKAG; this is encoded by the coding sequence GTGGAAAATTTATGGTGTAAGATAGAGTACTTGCGGCATGAAATGCACGTAATGGCGCTCAAAAAAGGAATATCACATCCAGATGTGTTATTCGTTAGTCAAAGACTAGACGAAGCAATAAATGAATTATATAGAGTAGACCCCATTCAAAAAGCTGGATAG
- a CDS encoding N-acetyltransferase, producing MIYRKATFKDVESMYNLINAYAEQGLMLGRSRNMLYETLRDFILAEDNGEVVGIGALHLVWDSLAEIRAMAVAPHVIKSGIGRNIVQGLIEEAKALEIKTIFTLTYQPNFFVKQGFIELSKDQLPHKVWKECINCTKFPNCDEIALKIEI from the coding sequence GTGATTTATCGTAAAGCTACATTTAAAGATGTAGAAAGTATGTATAATTTAATTAACGCTTATGCTGAACAGGGTCTGATGTTAGGGCGTTCGCGTAATATGTTATATGAAACGTTGCGAGATTTTATTTTGGCAGAAGATAATGGAGAAGTTGTTGGTATTGGGGCATTGCATTTAGTATGGGATTCACTAGCGGAAATCCGAGCAATGGCAGTTGCCCCCCATGTTATTAAATCGGGTATCGGCCGTAATATTGTGCAAGGCCTAATTGAAGAAGCGAAAGCTTTAGAGATTAAGACGATATTTACGTTAACATATCAGCCTAATTTTTTTGTTAAACAAGGTTTTATCGAATTATCTAAAGACCAATTGCCGCATAAGGTATGGAAAGAATGTATAAACTGTACAAAATTTCCTAACTGTGATGAAATTGCTCTAAAGATAGAAATATAA